The following are from one region of the Prochlorococcus marinus str. SB genome:
- a CDS encoding DoxX family protein, translating to MLSTILTKSFSKDTALLILRVITGTVLIHHGYEKLANIENFADAFVRPLHLPFPIFLSYIAAFSEIGGSWLLIIGLATRFGALAIVGTISVAIYHALVTSGFNIFLLELLLLYFASATSIALTGPGNFSLDEVIIRILKSEDEEEIIPSTKAKPSKQIEVKEETNKGGLFQFLQANILSDTSS from the coding sequence GTGCTTTCAACAATTCTTACCAAGTCGTTCAGCAAAGATACTGCTTTATTAATTCTTAGAGTTATAACTGGAACTGTTCTTATACATCACGGTTATGAGAAATTAGCAAACATAGAAAATTTCGCTGATGCTTTTGTAAGACCATTACATCTCCCATTCCCAATATTTTTATCATACATAGCGGCATTCTCAGAAATAGGAGGTAGTTGGTTATTAATTATCGGCTTAGCAACAAGATTCGGAGCTTTGGCAATTGTTGGAACAATTTCTGTTGCGATATATCATGCACTTGTTACTTCAGGTTTTAATATTTTCTTACTAGAGCTTTTACTTTTATATTTCGCTTCAGCAACTTCAATTGCATTAACAGGTCCCGGTAATTTTTCCTTAGATGAAGTCATTATCAGAATTTTGAAATCTGAAGATGAGGAAGAAATTATACCCTCAACAAAAGCAAAACCTTCCAAGCAAATTGAAGTTAAAGAAGAAACAAACAAAGGTGGTTTATTTCAATTTCTGCAAGCGAACATACTCTCAGATACTTCAAGCTAA
- a CDS encoding pyridoxamine 5'-phosphate oxidase family protein — protein sequence MPDNNLPSWRQDLKSSRNKEGKSPSNKWIQLATVSEKNEPRVRTVVFRGWHKDSSMIIFTDRRSEKIGHLKSNPNAEILWFFLKTKSQYRFKGKIRELSDNKNYWDSLSEKSKSSWFWGSPGEKINPKVQSTHERLSNLPKSENFVVLNFEIYSVDLLKLEQPVHKRYLWEKVKKWEKVEINP from the coding sequence ATGCCTGATAACAACTTACCCAGTTGGAGGCAAGATTTAAAATCTTCTAGAAACAAAGAGGGCAAATCACCCTCTAATAAATGGATACAGCTTGCAACAGTCAGCGAAAAAAATGAGCCAAGAGTAAGAACAGTTGTTTTCAGAGGATGGCATAAAGATAGTTCAATGATAATTTTCACAGATAGAAGAAGTGAAAAAATTGGGCATTTAAAATCCAACCCTAATGCAGAAATATTATGGTTCTTTTTGAAAACCAAATCACAATATAGATTTAAAGGAAAAATACGTGAATTAAGTGATAACAAAAATTATTGGGATTCATTATCAGAAAAATCAAAATCTTCTTGGTTTTGGGGGTCTCCTGGAGAGAAAATAAACCCAAAAGTCCAATCTACTCATGAAAGATTATCCAATCTACCGAAGTCAGAAAATTTTGTGGTTCTTAATTTTGAAATATATTCAGTAGATCTTCTTAAATTAGAACAGCCTGTTCATAAACGATATCTTTGGGAAAAGGTTAAAAAATGGGAGAAAGTTGAAATTAATCCTTAA
- a CDS encoding DUF1295 domain-containing protein, which yields MKLNQIINLHKGLTAFVVIGLMIFFDNFTIAPYVYLALHGTYGLLWLLKEKIFPDPYFKEKINFLTSVTGFIFLGSYWVAPYILISSEKSVPNIVIAASVSINIIGVFLHFASDAQKYFSLKLKKDLIKEGFFENIRNTNYLGEILIYLSFAILSMSFVPLVILAIFFSIVFLPRMIKKDKSLSKYDSFEEYKKKSGLILPKLNA from the coding sequence ATGAAACTTAATCAAATAATTAATCTCCATAAGGGTCTCACTGCATTTGTAGTGATAGGTCTTATGATTTTTTTTGATAATTTTACGATCGCTCCCTACGTTTATTTAGCTCTGCATGGTACTTATGGACTACTTTGGCTTTTAAAAGAAAAGATATTCCCAGATCCTTATTTTAAAGAAAAAATCAATTTTTTAACTTCAGTTACTGGTTTTATTTTCCTTGGTAGTTACTGGGTAGCTCCCTATATTCTTATCTCATCTGAGAAATCTGTTCCAAATATTGTAATAGCTGCTTCTGTATCTATAAATATAATTGGTGTGTTTCTACACTTTGCTAGTGATGCCCAAAAATATTTTTCTCTTAAATTAAAAAAAGATCTAATTAAAGAAGGATTTTTCGAAAATATAAGAAATACAAATTATTTAGGAGAAATACTAATTTATCTATCATTCGCCATCCTCTCAATGAGTTTCGTTCCATTAGTAATTCTTGCAATATTTTTCTCTATAGTTTTTCTACCAAGAATGATAAAAAAAGATAAATCGCTCTCAAAATATGATTCATTCGAAGAATACAAAAAGAAAAGTGGTCTAATATTGCCTAAATTAAATGCCTGA
- a CDS encoding photosystem II S4 domain protein: protein MIDLKEILINSNYKKETEELINIANLAYKHWETYWTGFNSTYVCEEILKDFENLNDFKFFIYGGFSSSQRSRIACFRGDNIPEEDALKSNFPAQGIKINGNFLFDNATQDDFRSLLIKNGVNQLKVGDIWTIGDRGAQGIIDNLDIEHLDEKIFYLRDVKVKINVVGIDELQIPSGRSKKLVNTVEASTRLDAIASAGFRVSRTKIIERIENGMLRLNGSKVNKPTINLKIGDKLELENKGFIEILNLEITKRERWKVKLLRK, encoded by the coding sequence ATGATTGACTTAAAAGAAATCTTAATAAATTCAAACTACAAAAAAGAAACTGAGGAATTAATAAATATTGCTAACTTAGCTTACAAACACTGGGAAACTTATTGGACTGGGTTTAATTCAACCTATGTTTGCGAAGAGATTTTAAAAGATTTTGAAAATTTAAATGATTTCAAATTTTTTATTTATGGAGGATTCTCCTCTTCTCAAAGATCTAGGATAGCTTGCTTTAGAGGGGATAATATTCCTGAGGAGGATGCGCTAAAAAGTAATTTTCCAGCTCAAGGAATAAAAATTAATGGGAATTTTTTATTTGATAATGCTACTCAAGACGATTTTAGATCCCTCTTAATTAAAAATGGGGTTAATCAATTAAAAGTTGGGGATATATGGACTATTGGCGATAGGGGAGCACAAGGGATAATTGATAATTTAGATATTGAGCATCTAGATGAAAAGATTTTTTATTTAAGAGACGTAAAAGTAAAAATTAATGTAGTAGGTATAGATGAATTACAAATACCTTCTGGAAGATCAAAAAAACTTGTCAATACAGTAGAAGCCTCAACAAGATTAGATGCTATAGCTTCAGCGGGCTTTAGGGTATCACGAACCAAAATCATTGAAAGGATAGAAAATGGAATGCTCAGATTAAATGGAAGCAAAGTTAATAAACCAACAATTAATCTAAAAATTGGCGACAAACTAGAACTTGAAAATAAAGGATTTATTGAAATTTTAAATTTAGAAATAACCAAAAGAGAACGATGGAAAGTTAAATTACTTAGAAAATGA